From the genome of Petrotoga sibirica DSM 13575:
AGATGACTACATAGATAAAAGAATAAAAAAAGCAAAAAATTATGAAGAGCTATTCAAATCACATAACCTCAACGAACATTTAAGCTATCCTGCTTATTTTAATGACAGAACCCATGTTTATCACCAATACGTTGTTACTTTGAATAACCCTGAAGATAGAGATAAATTGAAAAAATTCTTAGAAAATAAAGGCGTCGGAACATCTATATACTATCCCCTTGGCTTGCACCTTCAAAAGTGCTTTGAGAACTTGGGTTATAAAGAAGGAGACTTCCCTGTAGCTGAAAAGGCATCGAAATCCACGATAGCCTTACCAATGTTTCCAGAACTCACCAAAAAAGAGCAGGAATATGTAGTTAAATCTATTAAAGAGTTTTTTTCAAAATAGTTTTAGAGTTTCTAAAAATAGTGTTATTCTAGAAAGAGGAGGACTAAAAAATGGCATTATTAGATAAAATAAAAGATAAAACTGCAAAGATAGGGGTAATAGGTTTGGGTTATGTTGGTTTACCACTTGCGGTAGAAAAGGCGAAGGCAGGGTACCAAGTTTTAGGATTCGATATTCAAAAAGAAAAAGTAGATAAGGTCAACAAAGGAATAAATTATATTGGGGATGTTGTAAATGCAGAATTAGAAAAGCTGGTTGAAGACGGCCTTTTAAACGCTACAACTGATTATGACAGAATAAAGGAATGCGATTGTGTTATGATATGTGTTCCAACTCCCTTGAATAAATACAAACAACCTGATTTAAGTTTTGTTGTTGATTCGACCAAAGAAGTAGCAAAAAGACTCCATCCAGAAATGTTGATCGTTTTAGAAAGCACTACCTATCCAGGAACTACGGAAGAAGTACTTCTACCGTTATTACAAGAATATGGTTTTAAGGTTGGAAAAGATTTTTATTTAGCTTTTAGCCCAGAAAGAGTAGATCCAGGAAATTTGATTTATAAGACCAAAAATACACCAAAAGTAGTTGGTGGAGTTACCGAAAAATGCACTTTACATGCAAAAACTCTCTATGAAAATGTATTAAACGCAGAAGTTTTCACCGTTTCATCCCCTAAGGAAGCAGAGATGTCAAAAATTTTGGAAAATACCTTTAGAATAGTCAATATTGGCCTCATCAATGAAATGGCTATCTTAGCAAAGAAAATGGGAATAAACATCTGGCAGGTAATAGACGCAGCTGCAACAAAGCCTTTTGGTTTCATGCCTTTTTATCCTGGACCAGGTGTGGGCGGTCATTGTATTCCGATAGATCCTTTTTATTTAACGTATAAAGCTAGAGAGTTTGACTATCACACAAGGATAATAGAATTGGCTGGGGAAATAAACGATTATATGCCTGAGTACGTAATTGAAAGACTAATGGACATTTTAAACGAAAATAAAAAGTGTTTGAACGGTTCCAAAATATTGATGTTAGGAGTAAGTTATAAAAACGACATCGACGATTTAAGAGAGTCTCCTGCTTTGAAAGTTTTGGAGCTTTTGGAAAAGAAGGGAGCACAAGTAAAGATTCATGACCCCTATATTAAAAATTTTTCTCATAAAGGAATTGAATATAAAACCGTAGCTTTAACAAAAGAATTGTTAGAGGAATCAGATGCTGTCTTAATTACTACGGGGCACAAAAAGGTGGATTACAATTTCGTTTTGGAAAATGCCAATATAGTTTTTGATACAAAAAATGTCACAAAAGGACTTAGAGAGAAGTATCCAGAAAAAGTTTCTCTATTATGAAAATTTAAAATGTAGGTGATGTTCTTATGCTTAAATTGGCTGTAATAGGTTGTGGAAGAATAGCCCAAAAAAAACATACAGAAGCGATTATAAAAAATTCTGATATCATTGAAAATGTGGCTGTTTGCGATTTAAAAGAAGAAAGAGCAGAACACTTTGCCAACAAGGTGGAAGGTTCTGGGTTAAAGAAACCAGAGATATACACGGACTACAGAAAATTGTTAAAAAGATCGGATATAGACGCCGTGGCAATCGCTACCGAAAGCGGGAACCATTATGAAATCACCATGGAAGCCCTGCAAAACAACAAACATGTATTAGTGGAAAAACCAATGGCCCTATCAACAAAACATATGAACGAGATGATAGAGTTTGCAAAAAGGAAAAATTTAAAGTTAGGTGTTTGTTTTCAAAATCGCTTCAACCCACCTATACAAGAATTAAGAAAAAAAATTACAACAAATTCATTTGGAAGGATTCTCCATGGTCAAGCTTCCATTAGGTGGAATAGAAACGAAGAATATTACAGGCAAGCAAAATGGAGAGGTACTTGGGAATACGATGGAGGCACGCTGATGAACCAATGTACTCACAATATAGACTTGCTATTGTGGATTATGGGCTCTGAAATAAACGAAATATATGGTGCTATTCAGAACTTCACCCATCCTTACATCGAAGCTGAGGATTTTGGGGGGGCCATAATAAAATTTAAAAACGGTTCCGTAGGAATAATCGAAGGATCTGCAAATATATATCCAAAAAATTTGGAAGAGACCCTATCGATATTTGGAGAAAAAGGGACAGTGGTGATCGGTGGTTTAGCGGTGAATAAAATAAAATATTGGAGATTTGAAGGAGAAGATGGACATCCATTTCAAAATCTCCCAGATCCTGATACCGTTTATGGAAGTGGGCACATTCCACTGTATAGAGATTTTTATCAATCTATAGAAGAAGATCGAGAACCTTTTATTAACGGTGAAGAAGGAAAAAAGGCTGTCGAAGCTGTTTTAGGAGTTTACAAGTCTGCTCTTTTGGACAGACCTGTCAAATTCCCAATCGATTTTTCAACTCTAGAATTGAAGAGGGATATAAATTCAGTCTAGATCTTGTCATAATCGAGATCTACCCCTCTTCTTTTTCACATATCGATTTCTATTCCTAAACCAGGTTTGTCCGAAAGAATTATTGTATCTCCTTCTACTTCAAAACCTCCTTTTATTCCTTCGAATTCTTCATAATACATGAAGGAATCTAAATCAGCATCTGTGATATTTCTCTTTGCTGCAACTAAGCTTGCCCCTGCAGTAAGAGCCACCTTTGTTTCCACCATACATCCAACCATACAATTAATTCCAGCAGATTCTGCAATTGCGTTAATCTTTTCAGCTTCGTAAAGTCCTCCACTTTTCATTAGTTTAATGTTGATCATATCAGCACTATCTTTTTTTACTGCATGCATTGCATCATGAGCGTTATGAACTGATTCATCTAAAATTATCTTCATATCAGTCTTTTTTCTCAAAAGCGAAGATCCATCAAAATCCCAATCGGCTAACGGCTGTTCAACGGCTTCAATATTGTAATTTTCCATCATCTTGATTGCAGTTAACGTATTGTGTATATTCCATCCTTGGTTGGCATCTGTTTTCAATCTTACGTTATCTCCCACGTTTTTTCTTATAAGCCTGATAGCCTCGATATCGTTTTTAAGCTCAACGCCGGTTTTAATTTTTAATATGTTAAACCCTTTATCTACCCTCTCTTTGGCTTCGTTTGCCATTTCTTGTGGTGCTCCAATCCCTATCGTAATATCTGTCTGTACTTTGTTTTCAAATCCACCAAGTATCTTATAAAGGGGTTCTTGCATCACTTTTCCTTTTATATCGTAGAGAGCGATATCAACCGCTGCTTTTGCTGCTGTATTTCCAGCAATTGCTTTGTTCAATATATAATGTATTCTTTCGATTGCGAGTGGGTCCTGCCCTATTAATATTTCTTTGAATGATTTAAGAACAATTGTTACACTGTCGATGCTTTCCCCCGTTACCGAACGAGAAGGGGTAGCTTCTCCAAAACCGTAGTATCCTTCATCAGTAGTTATTTTTAGAAGCACCGATTCACAATACTCCGTTGCTCCTCGCGAAATAACAAAAGGTTTTTTGAGTTTAATTTTGATTTTTTCAAATTTTAAATCTGTTATTTTCATTTCTCTGCCCTCCATAAGATTTTTTAAATAGTACGACCCTTTGCCATAACCTTTTTTATTTCCAGAGTACTTTTATCTAAGAACACTATATCTGCATCAAAGTTTTCTTTTATTTGGCCTTTGTTTTCTAATTTAAGAAAATTTGCAGGATTACTAGTGATAACCTTCAAAGCTTCTTCTAAAGGAATATTTTCCTGAAGCACACAATCTTTTACTTCTTCAAAGAGTGTAGCTACATCTGCTACTGTTAAACCTAAATAATTCCCTTTATCATCGAATTGTGGTAAACTCCCCTGCCCATCGGATGAGAAAGATATATTGTCAATATTTATCCCATCTTCCAGCAAAAGTTTTAAAGCTTTAGATGGTTTTGATGGATCGTCTTTGTCTTTCTTTTTTGACGAACTAGTTGTGAAATCAACCCTTCCCCCCAGTTCTATGAAATTTTTACATGTTCGAAGAGCTTTTTCTCCCTTGTTCATGTGAGTTGGAAGGAACTGCGAGATTGGTAATTCTGAATTTTCTACAACATCTAGTAATATCTGAATAAATTTTTCCCCTCTGCCAACATGGATATTTACTATCCCTGCCTTTTTTGATAAAATTCCACCCACTCGAGCTTCTGAAGTCAATCTTATCAATTCTTCTAAGGTCGGTTGGGAACCTCTATGGTCTGAAATAGCAACCTCTCCAACACCTATTATTTCTTCAATAAAAACCAAATCGTCTATAATTCTGCCGGTAAAAGTTTTTATAGGAAGATGATAAGAACCCGTATACGCATAGCAGCTTATTCCTTCTTGTTTTAATGCTTTTGCTTTTGCAATTAAGTTTTGCATACTTCGAGTTGCGTTGTCGGTCCCCAAAACACCTACTAATGTAGTAATTCCAGAACTTACTATCTTAGAAACGGATATCTCCGGCGTCCTTGTGTTATATCCCCCTTCTCCACCTCCCCCTGTTATATGAACGTGTGAGTCTATAAAACCTGGAACTAATAAATAATCTTCCGCATCGATAACCTCAACTTTAAGATTAGAATTTAATTCTATCGAATCCACTAATTCTAAGATTTTTTCTCCACCAATTAATATATCTTTTTTCCCTAAAGCTTTAGGCGAGTAAACCGTTGCATTCTTTATAAGGGTAAGCAAAATTCCTCTTCTCCTTTTTTATGATTATAATTTTTGTTTAAATCATGCCACAGAAATATTCTAAAGTCAAGTTAACGCATCCTACTAATAATTTTTGACTTAAAAAATAAAAAAGCTCAAAAATCCAAAAAAGATCTTTGAGCTGTCAAGGAGAGGAAAGTTCGATAATGGTCGGGACGACTGGACTTGAACCAGCGACCTTTGGTTCCCGAAACCAACGCGCTACCAACTGCGCTACGCCCCGAATTCAAATTATTCCATAATCGATTTTATCATATTTTTTAAGCGAAGTGAATAGTAATCAAAAAATTGAGGAATAATCAATTTGTCTAATAAAATCGGTTAAGTTGCTACAAACCCTATATTCGTATATAACTTAACTGTTGCTTTAAAAAAGTTCATTTTATTGTTAATTTTAGGCAAACCTAACTCTTTTAAAAAGTGTTATAATTGAACTGAGATATTCGATGGAGGTGATTATAATTTGCTAATTCCTTTACACAACTTGTTTATTGGGCAAAAGGGTAAGATAGTGAGTTTAAACAATGAAGAAGAAAGTACTAAAAATCGTCTTCTTGCAATGGGAATAACGCCAGGTAAATCTATAGAATTAGCTCATGTTTCTCCTTTTGGGGATCCTTTAGTATTTAAAATTGGAGAAAAAAAGGTAGTTTTAAGAAAAAGCGAAGCTTCTAAGATCTTTGTAGACGTCCCCTACAAAATATTCAATCTTTTGGAAAGTGAAATTGGAAAATATGAAATTATCGATATTAAAGGCGGAAGGAATTTTATAGAAGAAATGAGAAGCATGGGGTTGTATAAAGGAGTTAATATTAATTTAGTTAATAAGCTTGGAAATAGGATAATTATAGAGGTTGATGGAAAGAAATACGAATTGGGAAGGGGAAGAGCTGCCAAGATATTTTGTAAAAAGGTGGAATAATTAATGGATATATCTATTGTAGAAGAATACGTAAGAAAGAATAAAGAAGTAGATATTTCGGAATTAAAAGAGAAATTTCACTTAAATCAAAGTGAATTAAACATTTTGATTCCTTTCTTAAGGTCCATGAATGTTGGAATGGAAAAAATAGACAAAATAGAACCCGTATGCAAAAGTTGCCCATTGACAGATAAATGTGGAAAAGGTTTGTTAAATAACTGTTATTATACTAAATAACTTTACAAAACAAATTTAATAATGGGAGGAGCTTAAATGAGCAAGGATATCCTCAAAGATAAAGTTGAAACAGTTAACAAGGAAGCAGAGATTTCAATCATTGGAAATCCTAACGTTGGTAAGACTTCTCTATTCAACCTTTTGACGGGCACTAAACAATATGTTGCTAATTGGCCAGGGGTTACAGTAGAGAAGAAAGTTGGAAATTTCAAGTATAAAGGAAAAACCTTTAAATTAGTCGATCTTCCAGGTGTTTACACTCTTTCAGCTAAAAGTGAAGACGAGAGAGTTGCTAAGGATTATTTAATAAGTAATAGTTCAGAGATAGTAATTGTCGTAGCTGATGCCTTGAACTTGGAAAGTTCGATGTTTTTATTGTTTGAACTTATAGAAATTGGTATTAAGACTATTTTGGTTATAAACGCTGTAGATGAAGCTCAGGAAAAAGGGAGAATCATCGATCCATCCCCAATTTCCAAAACTTTAAACATCCCTGTCATATTGACTTCCGCCAAGACAGGCGAAGGTAAGGAAGAACTTTTAGAAGAAGCATACAATCTTTCTAAAGAAAAAAATCTTACAAAAAAGAAAATAATGTATCCAGAAGAAATAGAAAATTTTATAGAGTTTTTTCAAGACAAAGTTTCAAAGTATACTAAAATAAGTTCAAAATATCAAAATTATATAGATAGTAGTTGGTTACCAATATACTTTTTAGAGTTTGGAAATGAAGATTTAGAACTTCCCAAAGATTTTTTGGCTGAGTTAAAAGAAAATTTTGATATAGAAGAACTTAAAAACAAATATTTAAATTGGAAGTTTAATTTCATTTCCTATCTAGTTAGTTCCTCTACAATAAAAGAGGGTATAGACTGGTCTCTGAGAGATATTTTAGATCACGTTTTTACCCATAAGGTTTTGGGAATATTGATATATGTCTTTGCTTTGTTTGCAGTGTTTTCTTTAACATTCAGCCTCGCTCAACCATTATCGGATTTGCTGGATTCGGCTTTTACTTTTTTGGGCAATTCTATCAGCGGATTTGTAACTGTTCCTTGGTTGGAATCCCTAATAGTTGATGGTGTTATAGCTGGGGTTGGTGGGGTTTTGATTTTTATTCCACAGATTTTTATCTTATTTTTCTTCTTAGGGTTTTTAGAAGAGTCAGGATATTTGCCAAGGGCAGCCTTTTTAGTTGACAGAATTGCCAGGAATTTCGGATTAAGTGGTAGATCTTTTATGTCTATTATTTTAGGTTTCGGTTGCAATGTTCCAGCCATTATCTCTACTAAATCAATTGCTAATAAAAAAGAAAGATTAGCTTTAATTCTTAGCCTTCCCTTTGCATCGTGTAGTGCAAGGTTACCAGTTTACATACTTTTAATAAGCGCATTCTTTTCAACGCACGCAGCAACTATAATGTTGCTAGTCTATTTATCGAGTATATCTTTAGTCTTACTATCCTCAAAATTTTTACAAAGATTCATTACCCAATCAGAAGATATCCCATTTATCATAGAACTCCCAAGGTTCAGGATGCCTACTTTAAAAAATTTATCAATCTATACATGGAACAAAGGAAAGCACTTTTTGCAAAAAGCCGGAGGCATAATTTTAAAAGCCACCATAGTAATTTGGTTTTTGTCTTTCTTCCCTAACTTTGGAACAGATATAAACAGTAGTTTTGCCGCTTCTATCGGAAGAGTATTCGAACCTTTAACTAATCACTTGGGGTGGGATTGGAGAATAAACACCGGCTTGATTTTTGGTGTCGCTGCCAAAGAAATAGTCGTGTCTTCCTATTCCACAATTTTTAACGTTGGAGAAGGCTCTTTAACCTATGCCTTACAAAATGCGTTAACTCCAGCCTCTGCTTTAGCGCTAATATTCTTCGTTTTGGCTTATATTCCTTGTTTTGCAACGTTGGCCACGATTAAGGCGGAGACAAATGGCTGGAAATGGGTTATCTTTAGTTTTATTTACACCACTGTCGTTGCTTATCTTATAGCTAATGTGGTATTTTTTGTGGGAGGTATTTTCCTATGAAGCACAAAAACTTGACAATTTCTTTGATAGCAATATTATCAATTATTTTCATGTTGTTAAATATACAGAAAAACTTTTTCTACGTCTTTTCATTTTTTGTTATATTCTTAATTTCAATCTATGGTTTTTTTAATGATAATAGAATATGGTATCATAAATCTGCCCATATAATAGTTTCTTCTTTTATCGGCCTATTTCTTTTAGCTTATGAAATCTTGGATATTTTGTTCACTATGCTCGCAGGTGAATTTTCTGAAATAAATTTAAATATTTATGTTATAATCTTTGGTATACTAAGCATAACGATATTCATTTTAGAATTGAGATACCTTAGGAGAAAGAGAAATGAAGCATTGAACAAGGAGGAACGGTAAATGCTAAAAGATCTATTAAATAATGATTTAAAAAAATTTATGAAAGAAAAGAATACCCTTGCTTTAAATGCGGTTAGATCGATAATATCCGAGATTAAAAATAAAGAGGTTGAAAAAGGGGCTGAGTTAACAGAGGAAGAAATAGTCCAGGTGATAAAAAAACAGATAAAAATGAGAAAAGATTCCATTGAACAGTTTGAAAGAGCAGATAGAAACGATCTCGCTGAAAAAGAAAAAAAAGAAGTTGAGATCTTACAAGAATATCTTCCTGAACAACTTTCTGACGAAGAATTGAAAAAAATAATAGAAGAAACTATAAGCGAAGTCAATGCAACATCAAAAAAAGATTTCGGCAAAGTTATGAAATTAGTAATTCAAAAAGTTCAAGGAAGAGCCGATGGAAAGAAAATAAGTGAAATACTGTCGACACTTTTAAATTAGCATATAACTAATATGTGATATAATAACCGTAGAAAGAATTTCTTTGGAGGTGTTTTTTGCAGTGCTCACAATAGTTTATTCGGTATTATTATTAGGAATTTTAGGGTTTGCTTCCGGCACTTTTTTAGCATTTGCTGAAAAAAAATTTGAAGTAAAGGAAGATCCAACAGAAGCCATTATTAAAGCGGTATTGCCAAACAATGATTGTGGATCTTGTGGTTATCCCGGATGTGCAGCCTTCGCCAAGGCATTTATCAAAGGTGAGGTCGGAAAAGACGGTTGTGTCCCTGGCAAATCTCAAGGAACCCCAGAACTTTTGGAGAAAATATCTAAGATGTCTGTTGATGAATTGAACAAAATATATGAGGAAAGTCAGGAAGATGATTCTAAAATATTAAAACTACTAAAGCAGAGTTAAAAGGGGGGATCAACTTGATCGATCCTATATCCTCTCAACAATACAAACCACTTTATTTAAGCAGTTTTGATTACGGAAATAATCAACTTCATAACGCAAATAGTCAAAACATTAATCAGAGTCCCACAATGTCCAAGGAAGAGATGGAAAAACTTTTATCTTTTATAATGTACAAACAAACCGGAATATCGATGAAATTAGTTAGAACCGTTGGTGAGTTGTATCAGGGTCAAAATTTAGATGTTTTAACCTAAGTAAAATTTTCTTAATTGCGGGCCAAGATTGCCCGCAATTTTCAATAAAGGAGGATTTCCCTTGTATCCAAAGGTTTACGCTTACTTAGAAAGGATTCAAGAAAATGCAAAATTTTTAAAATCTTTATGCACTGATTCAGGTGTTGAAATAATAGGTGTCACAAAAGTAGTTTGTGGCGAACCTACAATAGCCCATGCACTTAAAGAATGTGGAATTGAAATACTGGGTGACTCAAGGGTTCAAAACATAAAGAAAATGAGGAATTCTGATATAAAAGGGCCTTTTATGTTACTTAGAATACCTATGATTTCTGAACTTGATGATGTAGCAAAATATGTTGATTATACTTTAATCAGTGACTTAGAGATCAGTAAGAAGTTGGGGAACGTTTCTTCTAAATTCAATAAGAGATCTAAAGTCATCTATATGGTTGACGTTGGAGATCTAAGGGAAGGAGTTTGGTTTGAAAAAGCTGTTTCTGAGATTTCAAAAGCCATTGATATAGAAGGAATAGAGGTTGTTGGAATAGGTACAAACTTAGGATGTTTTGGTGGAGTAATCCCTGATGAAACTAATATGGAAAGGCTCGTGAAAATAAAAGAAGAAATCCAAAGAGAAACTGGGAAAACTCTAGAAATAATTTCCGGTGGAAACACCGCTGCCTTACCTTTAATTGAAAAAGGAAGTTTACCAAAGGGCGTAAACCAATATAGATTAGGGGAATCGATCATCTGTGGAACGGACGCAACTAACAACCGCAACGTTCCAGGTACAAGGCAGGATACGATAATATTGGAAGCAGAAATTGTGGAATTAAAAGAAAAACCTTCTGTCCCGTATGGCAACATTGGTTATGATGCGTTTGGTCGTAAACCAAAATTTAAAGACAAAGGTAATAGAATAAAAGGCATTTTAGCCGTGGGAGAGCAAGATGTTGACCCTACAAGCATGTATCCCTTGGATAAAAATATTGAAATACTCCATGCGAGTAGTGATCATACAATCGTAGACTTAACTGAGTCTAAAGTGAGTTATAAAGTAGGAGATAAGATAAGATCTAGGCTAGGTTACTCCTCTGTTTTGAGGGCCTTCACAAGTCCTTATGTTGAAAAGGTGATACTTTAATGTTTGCTTTTGTAAACACTCTTTTTGTAATATCAATGATCCTTTTTATTATTTCAACGATGTTCTTATGGAGATCTGCTAAAATGATAAGAAATGGCAGTAAAAGGTCTGACGAAGACGTAAAAAAAATGGACAAAAAGGGACTGTTAGGTCTTTTAATAAGTGTTGGAATTTTTGTTCTATCTTATTTTTTGAGCTTATTAGTTTGATCGAGGTGTATACAAATGGAAATTACTTCTTTTACCCCTCCTAATAGTAAAGAAGCCGAGGAGTCGGTCATAGGTAGCATCTTTTTAGATCCTTCTATACTTCCTGATGTGATCGAAGAGGTAAGATGGGAAGATTTCTATTACGAAAATAATAAAATAATATTTAAAGTTATGGAAGAACTTTTCGACAAAGGGGAACCTGTCGACACCGTATCTGTTATCGAAAAATTAAGAGAATCCAATCTTTTGCAGAAAATCGGTGGAGAAGATACAATAATTTATTTGGCTCAGGTTGTCCCAACAACGGCTAATGTGATGTATTATACCCAAATTGTAAAAGAGAAAGCCCTTTTAAGAGCTTTAATTAACGCATCTTCAGAGATAGTCGATGCCGTAAGAAATATTGGAGATGCTCAAGAAGTTTTAGAGTATGCTGAAAAAAGAATATTTTCCATAGCCGAAGCCCGTGCTACAAGAACGTATGATCTTTTATCTAACGTAATGCATGATGTTTTTGAACAGATAGAAGAGTTGAAAAACAGGGCTCAAAAAGGCGAGGGAGATCTTGTTACGGGGGTTTCTACTGGATTCAAATCTTTAGATAGGATGACTTCAGGATTTCATAGGTCTGAGTTAATTATCATCGCCGCTAGACCATCCATGGGTAAAACGTCTTTTGCCGCGAATATTGCAACTAACATGGCTTTACAGTCAAATATTGCCGTAGCAATCTTCAGTTTGGAAATGTCGAAAGAACAGTTAGCTAACAGAATTTTATGTTCTGAGGCAAAGGTAGATTTACACAAGGTTAGAACCGGACAAATTTCTGATGAAGAGTGGGAAAAATTAGTGCAAAAAGCAGGAGAATTATCAAAGTCAAGGCTTATCTTTGACGACGAACCAGATTTAACTCCTAGAATGCTGAGGGCTAAAGCAAGGAGAATGAAAAGAGAATATGGTATAGAAGTAATTTTCATCGATTATTTACAATTAATGACTTCTCGATCGAAAGGTTATGAGAGCAGGCAACAAGAGATAACAGAGATATCAAGATCCTTGAAACTGCTCGCTAGAGAGTTAAATATCACCGTTGTTGCTTTGTCCCAACTTTCCCGTGCAGTTGAACAAAGAGAAGATAAAAGGCCTCGATTAAGTGATCTCAGAGAATCTGGAGCAATTGAACAGGATGCGGATCTCGTTATGTTTTTGTATAGAGATTCATATTATAAAAGAAAAAAAGATGAGTCCGGAAAAGATTCTTTAAATGATGAACATGAAGCAGAACTGATTTTAGGTAAACAAAGAAACGGACCGGTTGGA
Proteins encoded in this window:
- the dnaB gene encoding replicative DNA helicase translates to MEITSFTPPNSKEAEESVIGSIFLDPSILPDVIEEVRWEDFYYENNKIIFKVMEELFDKGEPVDTVSVIEKLRESNLLQKIGGEDTIIYLAQVVPTTANVMYYTQIVKEKALLRALINASSEIVDAVRNIGDAQEVLEYAEKRIFSIAEARATRTYDLLSNVMHDVFEQIEELKNRAQKGEGDLVTGVSTGFKSLDRMTSGFHRSELIIIAARPSMGKTSFAANIATNMALQSNIAVAIFSLEMSKEQLANRILCSEAKVDLHKVRTGQISDEEWEKLVQKAGELSKSRLIFDDEPDLTPRMLRAKARRMKREYGIEVIFIDYLQLMTSRSKGYESRQQEITEISRSLKLLARELNITVVALSQLSRAVEQREDKRPRLSDLRESGAIEQDADLVMFLYRDSYYKRKKDESGKDSLNDEHEAELILGKQRNGPVGTIKLTFNPKLATFYAADRGYQ